Proteins from a genomic interval of Streptomyces sp. NBC_01445:
- a CDS encoding LacI family DNA-binding transcriptional regulator: MASTSSHGSAGTPPTSEDVARAAGVSRATVSYVLNNTRSGRVSEATRERVRAAARQLGYVPHAVARALRAGRSGVVLLTAPAVTAGPLFAQYFAELQLALSELGYTAVLYGPTGHRGAEAARRWAELRPDAVLSLMDDSLDEHAVDVLHRAGIGVVVSAGPVPMPGAHALVADQMQVGAVAVEHLVAAGRRKIGVIVPADASLRGFAVPRLSGAEAAASAHASVTVVRQELALGEEAAARWAELFVQAGADGLFAYNDEYASVAVRALQDAGLRVPEDVAVVGADDLLIGRLLRPKLTTVRMDFTPAREIAAMLDRLIGTPDTPAETRSYLRTGLVIRETA; this comes from the coding sequence ATGGCCTCCACGTCCTCGCACGGTTCAGCCGGCACGCCGCCCACCAGTGAGGACGTGGCGCGCGCCGCGGGGGTGTCGCGGGCCACCGTTTCGTACGTCCTGAACAACACCCGGAGCGGACGCGTCAGTGAGGCGACCCGGGAGCGGGTGAGGGCAGCGGCCCGGCAGCTGGGTTATGTGCCGCACGCCGTGGCTCGGGCACTGCGCGCGGGGCGGAGCGGTGTCGTCCTGCTCACCGCCCCGGCTGTGACCGCGGGGCCGTTGTTCGCCCAGTACTTCGCCGAGCTGCAGTTGGCCCTTTCGGAGCTCGGCTACACGGCCGTGCTCTACGGCCCGACGGGACACCGGGGCGCGGAGGCCGCTCGCCGGTGGGCCGAGTTGAGGCCCGACGCGGTGCTGTCGCTGATGGACGACAGCCTGGATGAGCACGCTGTCGATGTGCTGCACCGAGCCGGGATCGGGGTCGTGGTCAGCGCCGGGCCGGTGCCGATGCCCGGCGCGCACGCGCTGGTGGCGGATCAGATGCAGGTCGGCGCGGTGGCTGTGGAACACCTGGTGGCTGCCGGACGCAGGAAGATCGGTGTGATCGTCCCCGCCGACGCGTCGCTGCGCGGGTTCGCCGTGCCCAGGCTCTCCGGGGCTGAGGCCGCGGCGAGCGCACATGCTTCGGTCACCGTCGTGCGGCAGGAACTCGCCCTCGGCGAGGAGGCGGCGGCGCGGTGGGCCGAGTTGTTCGTCCAGGCCGGGGCCGACGGGTTGTTCGCCTACAACGACGAGTACGCGTCCGTCGCCGTGCGCGCCCTGCAGGACGCCGGCCTGCGTGTCCCGGAGGACGTCGCCGTCGTGGGTGCGGACGATCTGCTGATCGGCAGACTCCTCCGTCCGAAGCTGACGACCGTCCGCATGGATTTCACGCCCGCACGTGAGATCGCGGCGATGCTGGACCGCCTGATCGGCACCCCCGACACGCCCGCGGAGACCCGCTCCTACCTCCGAACCGGTCTGGTGATCCGGGAAACCGCCTAG